A section of the Spirosoma pollinicola genome encodes:
- the secG gene encoding preprotein translocase subunit SecG — protein sequence MITATIVIICIITVLLILIVLVQNSKGGGLTGEFGGLGSNQLMGVKKTTDLLEQITWGLGIALMVLSMATYVMVDRTQAAGINSANVDRAQTQTLPGSAAPTPAPSAANGAAPSQAVPGAQTPGASTSALTPQK from the coding sequence ATGATAACGGCAACTATTGTCATCATTTGTATTATCACCGTTCTTCTGATTCTTATTGTACTCGTTCAGAACTCTAAAGGTGGCGGACTGACCGGCGAATTTGGCGGCTTAGGGTCTAACCAACTTATGGGCGTTAAGAAAACCACCGATTTGCTTGAACAGATTACGTGGGGTCTTGGTATCGCTCTGATGGTATTATCTATGGCCACTTATGTTATGGTTGACCGTACACAGGCGGCAGGTATCAACAGTGCAAACGTAGATCGGGCACAGACACAAACATTACCAGGGTCAGCGGCTCCAACACCTGCGCCCAGCGCGGCCAACGGTGCAGCTCCAAGTCAGGCAGTCCCAGGGGCGCAGACCCCCGGAGCGTCAACTTCTGCTCTGACGCCACAGAAGTAA
- the lptE gene encoding LPS assembly lipoprotein LptE — protein sequence MKNKFLVKNEELIVKNKEFTPVFFLFFILNSSLIIQSCGVYSFTGTTLSPDIKTVTVNNFTLATAGGPANLPLTFNERLKEYYQRYTNLKVVPTNGDMVLEGNITGYDLLAVAPTAQDQAGVNRLQITVLARFYNNKDETKNFEQSFSFYQDFPQGQTLSQNESRLVPKILDQIVLDIFNKTAADW from the coding sequence ATGAAGAATAAATTTTTAGTTAAGAATGAAGAGTTAATAGTTAAGAATAAAGAATTCACACCCGTGTTTTTTCTATTCTTCATTCTTAACTCTTCACTCATCATTCAATCCTGTGGGGTGTATTCGTTCACGGGTACAACCTTGTCGCCCGACATTAAAACGGTAACGGTAAACAACTTTACGCTGGCTACAGCTGGTGGCCCGGCCAATTTGCCTTTAACCTTCAATGAACGGCTAAAAGAATATTACCAGCGATACACAAACCTGAAGGTTGTACCAACCAATGGCGATATGGTACTGGAAGGTAATATTACAGGCTACGATCTATTGGCAGTGGCCCCAACCGCACAGGACCAGGCTGGTGTTAACCGCCTTCAAATCACGGTTCTGGCCCGTTTTTACAATAACAAAGACGAGACTAAGAACTTCGAACAATCGTTTTCGTTTTATCAGGATTTCCCCCAAGGCCAAACGCTCAGCCAGAACGAAAGTCGGTTAGTACCCAAAATTCTGGATCAGATCGTCTTGGATATTTTCAATAAAACTGCCGCCGACTGGTAA
- a CDS encoding sigma-54 interaction domain-containing protein: MNQQEIQSVKQRFGIIGNAPGLNYAINVAMQVSSTDLTVLITGESGSGKESFSKIIHSLSARKHGQFIAINCGAIPEGTIDSELFGHEKGSFTGAVDSRKGYFETTNGGTIFLDEIGEMPLGTQARLLRVLENGEFIRVGSSKTQKTDVRVVAATNVNLMEAVEKGKFREDLYYRLNTVPIFVPPLRERGTDIELLFRKFTTDFAERYRIKPLQLTDSAKQALVRYPFPGNIRQLKNIAEQISILESEQEKPIDADILAKYLPQQQAPNRSLALFPQANGSSGSDNFSERDLLYKVLFDMRRDVNDLKKLVRDVLLGNDQDTGQILHTHKDLFDSISTDIDNRPPSDTNITRLLPPVNGTVRTETHAAPPSETYGSHPPVQIYDDVDGDVNDMTEVEDVTHETEEDDSLSLERQEKEMILKALRRNNNKRKYAAQALGISERTLYRKIKQYEIDEE, encoded by the coding sequence ATGAATCAACAGGAAATTCAAAGCGTTAAACAACGTTTCGGCATAATTGGCAACGCTCCCGGCCTCAACTACGCCATTAACGTAGCCATGCAGGTGTCGTCGACCGATTTAACCGTGCTCATAACGGGTGAAAGTGGTAGTGGTAAAGAATCATTTTCCAAGATTATCCATAGCCTAAGCGCCCGAAAACACGGTCAGTTTATTGCCATCAACTGCGGAGCCATCCCTGAAGGAACCATCGACTCAGAACTGTTCGGGCATGAAAAAGGCTCATTTACAGGCGCCGTTGATTCACGGAAAGGGTACTTTGAAACCACCAATGGCGGTACTATTTTCCTGGACGAAATTGGCGAAATGCCACTGGGCACCCAGGCTCGACTGCTTCGTGTGCTCGAAAACGGCGAGTTTATTCGGGTGGGCTCCTCGAAAACCCAGAAAACGGATGTGCGGGTGGTGGCGGCTACAAACGTCAATTTGATGGAAGCCGTTGAAAAGGGGAAATTCCGGGAAGACCTGTATTATCGGCTCAACACCGTCCCCATATTTGTCCCCCCCCTGCGCGAACGCGGCACCGACATTGAATTATTGTTTCGGAAGTTCACAACCGACTTTGCCGAGCGTTACCGCATCAAGCCCCTTCAACTGACCGATAGTGCCAAACAAGCCCTGGTTCGGTATCCATTTCCGGGAAATATCCGTCAGTTGAAAAATATTGCCGAGCAAATATCCATTCTTGAATCAGAACAGGAAAAGCCAATTGACGCCGACATACTAGCCAAATACCTGCCTCAACAGCAAGCACCCAATCGGTCGCTGGCGTTATTTCCACAGGCAAACGGCAGTTCGGGAAGCGACAATTTCTCGGAACGGGATTTACTCTACAAGGTGCTGTTTGATATGCGTCGGGATGTGAACGACCTCAAAAAACTCGTTCGGGATGTATTGCTTGGGAATGATCAGGACACGGGGCAGATTTTGCATACGCACAAAGATTTATTCGATTCTATTTCAACGGATATCGACAATCGTCCTCCCTCCGACACCAATATAACGCGACTCCTTCCGCCTGTCAATGGGACCGTGCGAACCGAAACGCATGCCGCACCACCGTCAGAAACCTACGGCAGCCACCCGCCGGTGCAAATTTATGATGATGTTGATGGCGACGTGAACGACATGACTGAGGTAGAAGATGTAACACACGAAACAGAAGAAGATGACTCGCTTTCGCTCGAACGCCAGGAGAAAGAGATGATCCTGAAAGCCCTCCGCCGTAATAACAACAAACGCAAATATGCCGCCCAGGCACTTGGCATCTCCGAACGCACGTTATACCGAAAAATTAAACAGTATGAGATTGATGAAGAATAA